The Fervidicoccus fontis Kam940 DNA window AGGGATATGGATAAAGTCATAATAATTACTGTCCTTAGGGCAGGAACCCCTCTCACTGAAGGACTTATAAAGATATTCTACAATGCGAAGCAGGGAGTAGTATCAGCACGAAGGATGGATGAATTGGGGATGGGCTCGGGAAAAAATTTTGAGATAGAAGTTAATTATATAAGATTGCCAAAAATATCTGGAGAAAACATAGTAATTATTTCCGATCCAATGCTTGCAACAGGATCTACCATTAGCAAAGTGACAAATATCGTATTGGAGAGAGCTAGGCCAAAGAAAATAATCATCGTTGGAGCTATAGCTACGAAAGTTGCAATAGAAAAAATTAGGGAGATAGAAAGGAATTCAGAAGTAGATGTGAGCGTATACATAGCTTCAATCGACCCGGAGATAAACAGCAGGGGATACATTGTTCCTGGGCTAGGAGACGCGGGTGACAGAGCTTTCGGTGATTGATATGGATAGAGAAGAGGTTGAGGCGTTAGTATTTGATTACGATGGGACTTTAAGCCCTATAGGTTCTGAGGCCGGAGTTTCAAGAGAGCTTTTGGATATTCTCAATCTGCTAAAGAATATGTATAAACTGATAGTTGCCTCGACTAGGGACTGCAGATTTCTTATGGAGAAAATAGGTTTTTTCGATGCCTTCGTTTGCTCAAATGGGTTAGAAGCTATAATAGGAGATGTGGTTGTACATAAAAAGGGTGTACTTCAAATCGAAAGGACTAAAAAGCTTGAAGAACTTAAAAAGATGGCTGACGAAGAGTGCTTAAAGGTCGAGGAAAAGATGTCTTTGGACGGAAAGCTGATAGGTCTGGGGATCAGTTGGAGGAGGTGCGGAGAAAAGCCAAACTGCATTGATGAAATTATAAGAGAGGCAATAAGAGGAGAGCTGGTAATAGAATGGTACCAGAGACCATTTGTTGAGGTATATGTTGACAAGGCGGGAAAAATGGAAGGTCTGAAAATTGCGAATGCGATCTTAAATATAGAGAGGTTTGCATACTTTGGAGATTCAGAAAGTGACCTTGAGAGCTTGAAAAATGCAAGCATATCAGTTTTTGTAAGGAATAGCTATAACTCTCATCTAAATCCTCCAACTACCTACACAGTGAACGAAGGAGAGCTTAGCTCGTTTTTAGCAAAAAAATTTGCTAGATGATTGCGATATAAATGATATTAAAGATGTTAAATTCTTTTGAGTTCACTTTTTGTTATGAGGTATATACTTATTGAATTGTAAGGGTATTATATTTGATAAAAATCTAAATTACAATCGATTTTTAATTTGAGTTTTTAAATAATACAGGAAAAATTACAAGGCATTATTTTCTTTTATTTATAAGGAAGCGTTGTATATGAGTGCAAAGACAGAACTATTTCAATGTTTGACTTGACTACTCCATCCCTCGCTATGTGGGGGGAGGGGGGGACGAATAAGGTTTTCGACAAGGGACTAATCAGCTTAGGAAAAGACAAAAAGCGATAATTAAAGCATAGCGCTGAAAAGTTTTGATAAAAGCACGAAATGGAAGTTAGATGAGGTTATTTTTCCTATATATTACTTTAGAAATCCTTTTGTTCTTTTGATTTACTGTACCAGGAAGCCTTAAAATTCTAGCTAGGTCTTTACTTTTTTCATCCCCTCCAAGTAGTTCAACGACGTTTTCTTCTAGACTTAATATCTTTAGTGCACTCTCTTCTTTGTTTAACTCAAAATAAAGATGATAACCGTTGCCGGAATCAACAACAATATCCGGCAATCTAAACGATTTAGCAGCTTTTTCAAGTATTTCTGCAAGAGCAGGTCTTTTAACAACGTACCAAGAATATTTGTTTTTTCTATATGTGCAGAAAAGACCATAGTTATCCTTTTCCTCGCAATAATAATCCTTGAATTTCAGCTTTTCTTTAAGATTGTCATCTAATTCGACATCAAGCACCTCCTCTTTAAAATCAAGATCGCACCAAAGCCACTTAGAAATCTTCACTTCATTTTTTGTGCCTCTTCCCTTTTCTGGCTTTCTCCATAAAGGAAGAACTTGGTAATATATGTCATATCCTTCCATAGCTAAGTTGCTTAAATTTTGCCTTAGCCATTCATATATTTTTGAAAAAAGATCCTTACCATAGATTTGCTTGCAAAAATGAATATAGCCTAAATCCCTTTGGTTATCTTTCTTGATCCATACAAGAGAGAAACAATTTGCAAGCTCACTTTGGTAATTCCAAATTTTCTTCAAAAAATAAACTGCTTCGCTTATTAAAATATTGTCCATGTTTACACCGTAAAATCCATTACAGCTCTTCAACAACGAAGTTTCTGAGAATGCCTATTTTCTCAACTTCTGCCTCGACTTCATCTCCTCCTTTAAGGTACTTATTCTTGCTGTGTCCAACACCAGAAGGTGTGCCAGTAGAAATTATATCTCCAGGTCTAAGCGTAATTCCTTTAGAGGACCATTCTATTAGCTCTTCTACATTGAAAATTAGGTCATTTGTGCTACCGTTTTGTTCAATAGATCCATTGACCCTCAGGTATAGCTTCAAATTGTTTGGATTATCTATTTCATCTTTTGTAACTATGTATGGACCGACAGGTGTAGATAGATCCATGGTCTTTCCGCCGATCCAGTCCAGCCCGAGAGAGCCTAGTGGCGGAAACTGCCAATCTCTCATCGTAATGTCATTTACTATTGTATATCCAAAAATGTGCTCATCGGCGTCGTCTTTCTTAATATATTTTCCAGCTTTTCCGATAACAACTCCAAGCTCAACTTCCCAATCAACCTTCTCTGAAACTTTTGGCTTAAGAATATTATCCTCATGCCCTACTAGCGAAGTTGGAAACTTCGGAAAGAAATAGGGTCGAGAAGGAGGTTTTAGCCCGCTCTCCTGACCATGCTGCTTGTAATTTACTGCTACACACAAGAATTTTTCACTATCTAGAACTGGAGGTTCCCATTTGAACTCTCCTTTTTTGAGATATATATTACCCTCAAGATCTAAATCTAAACTCTTTGCTTCTATTTCTTCTATGAGCTTTTTGGCTTCTTTTTCCATAAGTATTAGCTTCTTCATTGAGTAAAAAAAGTCGGGAGCATAGTTGCTTTTATACACTTTCTTAAATGCCTGAGGAAGATCTAATACTCCCTTCTCAGTAAGAAGGCCAACTTTCTTCTCTCCTTTAATTGAAAAAGTTAAGAGCTTCAAACAGATCACCGTCTTTTAAATACTAATAAGAGGCGCATTTATTTAAATTTGAAGTTTAAGATGATAAAGGAAAACTAAATCAAAAGGAGAAACTCTTCTTTTTATTCCTACCATAAAAAATCCTTGTTTCTTAAGAAAATCATCTAAAAGAGTCAAATCAGTTAGTGAGGATAACGTTATTATCATCTCTCCCTTTTTTCTGAGAGCTTTTCTTCCCAACAATATTGCCTCTTTTAGTAAATTTAAATCTCTGCCGCCGCACCAATTTAAGTCTAAAGAGTCTATAGGTTCAAGAGGAAGGTAGGGAGGATTTGTTATTACTAAATCAAAACTAGCAACATACCTAAGTTTCTCCGTTTTCAAAACCTCAATATTTTTCTCTACGCCATTAATTTTTGAATTTATTTTTGCAGTAGCAAGCGCTACTTCGCTTATATCTGTGCAATAACTTTTGAGACCAAATTTCTTTGCAATATATATGGAAATGGCTCCAGTTCCACACCCAATTTCTAGGACTTTTCCTTTAGGTTTAAATTCGTTAAGATAATCTATTATGAGGCTTGTAGATAATGTGAAAGTTGGATTAAAAACGCCTTCTGGGATGTAAACATATAGCCCTTTGTATTTGAAGAGCTTGGTTATTCTGCTTAAAAGGACATGAGTCAATCTAAGAGTATACCTTGAACTTTCAGAAAAAATTTTTCCAATTATAAGTTTACCACCTTTTCTTTCGCCTTCAATTTTTGATTGCTTATTATTTAATTACTTTTTTTGTTCATTTCAACTTTTTTCATTCTGCTTATGCTGAATGGAATTGCTAGAGCCATAATAAGAGCCTGCACCAGAAATGAATGTTTGATCGCTTCTCCAAGCTCGGTTAGCTCAATTGTAAGCGAGCTATCGCTGGGAAGTATGCCACCCAAAACTATCAGATGAGATGCTAGTGTATAAGGAATTTTTTGAGTCATAGTGAGAATTGCTATGTTCAAGCTAATTGCAAAGCCTACATTAAACGATACTGTCCTAATTGAAGATGCGACCCCTCTTCTGTCCGGAGGGACTGAAGTCATAATTGAACTCGTATTTGGGGAGACAAACAAACCTGTACCTACACCGAGTATAACTTCCGCAAATATTATCATTGGTATGGATCCTGCTAACGAAAGTAAAAAAAGAGATATAGAACCCACTGCTAAACCGGCAACGGTAACCGGTGCGAATCCAAGGATATCGGAAAGTCTTCCACCTATAATACCGAAAACCAAAAAGCTTGCCTCGTATGGGACTAAAAGTATTCCTGTTTCGCTCGGTGAATACCCTAGAACGCTCTGCATATATATTGCTAGCAATGTCAACGACGCTCCAAAGCCTATAGAGTAGAGTAGCTGTGAAATTATACCGCCTGAAAACTGCCATATTTTAAAAAGACGCAAATCCAAGGCAGGATGAGTTGTCTTTAGCTCCGAATAAACAAATATTGCGAGAAATGCAACAGATAATGCAAGTAATATATATGAATAGTCCCTATAGCCATAGCCAACCATAGTTAGTCCTATAAGGGAAAGTGTTAATGATAGTGTAAAGAAAGTGAAGCCTTTTATGTCAATAAAAATGTTTTCTTTTGGCTTATAGACTTCTTTGAGCCTTATTCGAGTCCAAAAGAGTACTATTACTCCTATAGGAACTTGTATTAGAAATATCCAATGCCAGCTAAGAAGATCTATTATAAATCCGCTCAACGTTAAGCCCAGTAATGCACCAATCCTCCATGCAACTTGGTTTACTCCAAGCCATGTGCCAAGCCTAGAAGGCGGAACATTGTCTGTGAGAATTGTAATGGAGATGCTCATTAGAAAGGCTCCTCCAATGCCCTGTACCGTCCTCGAGATTATAAGAAAGGCTGGATTACTGCTCAATCCGGAAAGTAGAGCTCCAATTGTAAAGATTCCTATACCTATTGTGAAGAGCCTTACCCTTCCGTATAAGTCTGTTAGCCTTCCTATTATGAGCTGGAATATTGTTGAGCCTAACATAAATCCCTGTATAATCCATATCATGCTCCAAACGTCTGCCCCTATTTCCCCAGCTATCGTAGGGAGACCTACTACTGCAAGCCTCGCATTGAATCCTGCAATAAAGCTTGCTAATGTAGTTACTGAGAGAACTTCGAGAATTCTTCTATTGTCGCTAGTCTTCACATTAATCACCGTACGATAAAAAACCATAAATTAGAAATAAAAGCAAAAAGCTCTTTTAAAGTTTTAATATATAATCTAAAGGTATAATTTTCTTGCTTAGTAGTTATCTAAAAACTTTTTTATTTCTGATTTGAGATAGAAAACATGCTCCTCGAATACTGTGCGCGTGAAAGCTCCAAAGCCACATGCAGAACCAAGAAGGGATGCAGAGGAATAGAAATGATGGGATGATATTGATCTATGAACTTATATGAGATCTGAACCCCTGCTATTCAGCCGTATATAACATCATAAATTTTGTGAAATCAAATGTAGGCCTATATGTATCTTTATTTACTAAGAAAAATATTAAGGGAGAAGCTTTTACAACTGAAACTCTCACTATTAATTGCGGGAGGAGTTCAGTTTCGCTGCTATCTGGAAGTCAAAAATATATTCTCGAATAGATGT harbors:
- the upp gene encoding uracil phosphoribosyltransferase, encoding MFKVNVIDHPYVQAVLTTLRDKNTSQIEFRKSLVKLGRALGIEITREMEKEEVEVETPLGAKAKGLKFRDMDKVIIITVLRAGTPLTEGLIKIFYNAKQGVVSARRMDELGMGSGKNFEIEVNYIRLPKISGENIVIISDPMLATGSTISKVTNIVLERARPKKIIIVGAIATKVAIEKIREIERNSEVDVSVYIASIDPEINSRGYIVPGLGDAGDRAFGD
- a CDS encoding HAD family hydrolase; protein product: MDREEVEALVFDYDGTLSPIGSEAGVSRELLDILNLLKNMYKLIVASTRDCRFLMEKIGFFDAFVCSNGLEAIIGDVVVHKKGVLQIERTKKLEELKKMADEECLKVEEKMSLDGKLIGLGISWRRCGEKPNCIDEIIREAIRGELVIEWYQRPFVEVYVDKAGKMEGLKIANAILNIERFAYFGDSESDLESLKNASISVFVRNSYNSHLNPPTTYTVNEGELSSFLAKKFAR
- a CDS encoding fumarylacetoacetate hydrolase family protein, with the protein product MKLLTFSIKGEKKVGLLTEKGVLDLPQAFKKVYKSNYAPDFFYSMKKLILMEKEAKKLIEEIEAKSLDLDLEGNIYLKKGEFKWEPPVLDSEKFLCVAVNYKQHGQESGLKPPSRPYFFPKFPTSLVGHEDNILKPKVSEKVDWEVELGVVIGKAGKYIKKDDADEHIFGYTIVNDITMRDWQFPPLGSLGLDWIGGKTMDLSTPVGPYIVTKDEIDNPNNLKLYLRVNGSIEQNGSTNDLIFNVEELIEWSSKGITLRPGDIISTGTPSGVGHSKNKYLKGGDEVEAEVEKIGILRNFVVEEL
- a CDS encoding methyltransferase — protein: MTHVLLSRITKLFKYKGLYVYIPEGVFNPTFTLSTSLIIDYLNEFKPKGKVLEIGCGTGAISIYIAKKFGLKSYCTDISEVALATAKINSKINGVEKNIEVLKTEKLRYVASFDLVITNPPYLPLEPIDSLDLNWCGGRDLNLLKEAILLGRKALRKKGEMIITLSSLTDLTLLDDFLKKQGFFMVGIKRRVSPFDLVFLYHLKLQI
- a CDS encoding MFS transporter, translating into MKTSDNRRILEVLSVTTLASFIAGFNARLAVVGLPTIAGEIGADVWSMIWIIQGFMLGSTIFQLIIGRLTDLYGRVRLFTIGIGIFTIGALLSGLSSNPAFLIISRTVQGIGGAFLMSISITILTDNVPPSRLGTWLGVNQVAWRIGALLGLTLSGFIIDLLSWHWIFLIQVPIGVIVLFWTRIRLKEVYKPKENIFIDIKGFTFFTLSLTLSLIGLTMVGYGYRDYSYILLALSVAFLAIFVYSELKTTHPALDLRLFKIWQFSGGIISQLLYSIGFGASLTLLAIYMQSVLGYSPSETGILLVPYEASFLVFGIIGGRLSDILGFAPVTVAGLAVGSISLFLLSLAGSIPMIIFAEVILGVGTGLFVSPNTSSIMTSVPPDRRGVASSIRTVSFNVGFAISLNIAILTMTQKIPYTLASHLIVLGGILPSDSSLTIELTELGEAIKHSFLVQALIMALAIPFSISRMKKVEMNKKSN